The DNA window TAACAAGTACATTCTCCTTTCAACATTAAGTTGGGACCACAGTATTATGACTAGTAAGTTCTCCCTCcttcccactcaagatgtccatttttcctttttatagTTTGTCCTGCTCAAGATTTCCATTTTCTATACTTGGAAATAGCTCcctctctcctctcctctcctcatTAGAATATTTAACTaccatttttctctctacttaccccacctaacaactcctaaaatcccaTGCCACTctagaatgtggacatcttgagtgagaccGAGGGAGTAATATATGGTACTCCATGTTAATTTAAAGAAGTTTACTATACTTTGTTACTCTATCTAGTTTACTTGACACTGCTTGATCTTGATTGTTTTTGTATTGGATCTGCCCCATTAGACATCTATATGCCATCTatgaaaattgtttaattagtATAATACTCATTTATGCATGGATatcataatactccctccgtccttgaaaatttgtcacttatttccattttcgtcagtccctaaaaatttgtgaccttttacttttactattttttgtagtggaccgcACACTCCGtcaactcattctcactcatattttattatcaaaGTAAAAAGTAATataagtaggacccacatgccactaacttttccaaccaactttctcttacatttcttaaaacctgaacagggtcaaatggtgacaaataattagggatggagggagtaatttttaagaGAGTTTTGATACTCCTCTTTTACATCAATCATTTCATATTTAGTTCTCTGTACACAGGAAGTGTATGAGCAACAAAAGGAACTTGTTTTATTGGGAGAAAGGGTTGTGCTTGGAACACTTGGTTATGACCTGAATGTACATCACCCATATAAGCCCCTTGTTGAGGCAATTAAAAAGTTCAAGGTTGCTCAAAATGCCCTAGCTCAAGTTGCATGGAACTTTGTAAATGATGGGTATGATGTACTCAATATAGTTTCTACTTGGTGCTTATCCAAGGCGATTCTACCTTTTCTCCTTTTGACCAGAGAAAGCCCCGTGCAGGCTTCGGACTTCTCTGTGCTTGCAATTTAAGCCTCACCACATTGCAGCAGGTGCTATATTCCTTGCGGCCAAGTTTCTCAAAGTGAAGCTTCCATCTGAGGGTGAGAAGGTTTGGTGGCAGGAGTTTGATGTCACCCCACGACAGTTGGAGGGTTGGTGTCCTATCTACCTTTATACAAAGTGGTTATAATCACTGTCATGCTATCATGGGCTGTTTCATATAGAGAAAActtgtatttaatttaaatgtttgtttAAGGAGTAAGGGGAGGGTTGAGGGTGACTCGGTATGATAggattatactccctccgtcccgtgctactcgcacgtttgcttttcggctcgtcacaaagtccttacactatttataatttaagttagaattattgcatttaattaatatgttagtttaagttaagagctcttttattaagtgatgtctcattacacctaaaattcttttttaattacacaaaaaaatcaatcccaaatttacggcctaaaatgaaaagtgcgagtagcatgggacggagggagtatataacttTCTTCATGGTAGGTAGTAGCATATTATGTGATGTTTCACTTTTTTACTGAAATTTTGTTCTTTGCAGTGGTTAGCAACCAGATGTTGGAGTTGTATGAACAAAACAGAGTCCCACAATCACAGACAAGTGAAGCAGAAGGGAGTGCTGGTGGTAGTCAGCAACCTCCATCAAAGATGCCTGCTAATGAAGAACATGTTACCAGTTATAGTTCCCCTCATGGCGGATCTGCTTTGAAGAGTTCGTCCTCTAAGCCTGCACTATCACAGCCAAGTCCTGATGAACAGTTCGTCGATAATCACAGTGGACCTCCTAGAAATACTCATGCACAAAACAATGAGTATGAAAGTTCTGAATATAATAGTTTTCCAGATCGCCGGGGAGAGGATGTGATTCATGAACGAGAGGCCCTTCCACAGCAGGGGAACTCGGGGGAGACCCAGAACAAAACTAAGCTCGGGCATGGGGAGGAGGATCAAAAAAGGGACTCTCTAGAATCTAAGGACAAATATCATGGAAGAAATGTGTCCAACAAGGATATTGCACTTAGTCAGTCACCTCATGATGCTACTAGAAAGCTTGACAGGGAGAAGATTAAAGCTGCCTTTGAAAGAAGGAAGGCCCGTGGAGATATAACTCGTAAAATAGACCCTGTGGATGAGCTTGAAAAGGAATTGGAAGATGTGGAAGTTCCTGGGGACAGTGAGAAGACCAAGCGTGAAAGAAAGCAAAGCTGGAACAAGCCGTCAAGGACAGACCATGAGAACTCCCACAGCACCAAATACGACAATGAGTCTGGAGATGCGCAATACCCGCTAATGAAGGGGCAATCCTCGCACGGAGAAGATTTTGATACTGTAGAAGAAGGTGAACTTGAACCATCTGATATAGCTGATCGGGCTTATCGGTCACCTCGCACGAGCCGCAAGAGAAAAGCCGGTAGCCCGTTGGCAGGTAGCCCGTTGGATAGGAATGGACAGGGGAGGCCTGGGTATTCAGAAAGAGAACACAAACGGCATGGCCATGAACGGGGTTGATTGCTTGTGCATGTCTGAAGTACTGTGCACGGCGGCCGAGTTCTTGACAGGCTGGTTACTGAAGAAAGAAGACATAATGGCAGAGAATTGGAGAAGCTGGGAGCTGCTTTGACAAGATGAAGGGCTCTTGATATTAAGGTTGATTATTTGGATCATCTCTGCATATGATTCACCTGTTTGAACATAAGTTCCAGGTTAAAATGTTGAGGAACCAATTAAGGTGATTATTATAATTTATCATTGACCTTGAGTTGGCACATATAATGAGAGAAGATGCAAGATTTGATTTCTGCCATTTAAGGTGGTGACTGAGGTGCATTCAAGTTGTAACAGTAACAAGAGAAAGAAGTGGAAATTTGTTCAAATTTTTGGTGGATTGTGACAGTTTGTTCCATTTACCATCTTCACATTTTCATGCAGAACATTAAATTTTCAACTGTTTAATGCCGCATTTCTTTACCTTTTCCATTGTTAGGTTAATCCTGTCTCAACTGACATCAATTCGATCCGGTAATGTGTGTAAACATTCACAAGCATATACTTTCTCTatcctataaaaaaatataatgttttttttctttttcgaataaaataaaacatttcctaaaataaaattaatattatctctattttttcatctcttactttactctaacTTCATTAACTTActaaaacaacactatataaaatccaGTGCCGTAAACCatatgtttcatatttattgggacggagggagtacaagttATTGGTCTTTGTCTCTCGAATGAGAGTCACACATCCCATGGTGCATCACATATGTTCCATTATAGAATTATATCTCTGTTCTTAAAAATAGAagctatttttattttggtccaaccTCTACATatagaaatattttaaaaaaaaatattttagtcaAGATAAATTAGAAAGAGGAAAaacagaaaaggaaaaaaaacacgTTGATTTCCACATTTGACGTGCGAGGTGCGTTGAATATTCAGTCATGTCTCTGTTGAATTCTAAACCCACCCACTTAACCATGGTTACTTCCTCGCTATAATATTAGTAGCACAAGTGACGCATTGGTTTATTATCATCACATAAAAGATTTCGAAAAAGGTGTGTATCACCAATCCCATCCCTTCCCTTCCCTTCCCTTCCCCTCCCCCACAATTCATCATTCTCTACGATGTCTCGCATTTATAGCATGTGATCGTAGTTTTTTTGGGGAGAAACGAAACGTTTTTGAGAATTTTCAAACTTATGATCTGGATTCTGtttatttcactcacaattCATCATCTTTAGCATGTGATCCTGAGGTatgattgttgttgttgttttgaTGGTTTTGGAGCAGATTTTGTTAATTTGGAGGTGATTTTGTTTACGCGCACGTGAGGCAGAGATTGAAAATGGCATTGGAAGGCTGAAGAAGCTTCTGAGGTAGAGTATTCGGCGTACTGTTTTCGTACACCACACCAAACCAGACCAGAAAGCCAAATTAATTTGCAAATCACATTCCCGAGGCAGATACAAATTAATGTTTTCCTGCAGTGAGAACATGGAATTGGAAGGTTAATCAGATGATCACAGAGCTGACGGGCTTCGACCCGGTCGCCAGGCTTCCACCATTTTAAGAAGGAGAATTATGAGTCTCTTTTTTTTGGCTTTTAATTCTTACTACAAAAAACTGCCAGATTCTTGTAGGAGTATGTATGTATATGCTAACTAATTAATCCAACTACTTTTATTACTACATGTGTGATCATCTAAGCATTGAGTAATAACATGGGATCTTTTCACAAATTTGGATGAGATTCAAACTGGGAAATAAGTGGTCCTCCTTGTATTGCGTCATTACAGTTACATTTTGTTTCGTAATTCAAACCTATTTCCACATTAACTACTTTAATTCCCTTGTTTGTTTTTATGTCATTTGACATAAAATTATAACTACAAACCATGTCTtgttttaattaatcaacaatTTACTTTTTAGGAAAAATCCTGCTTTGTACGAGGAACTATCCCAAGCCCAAAGTCCAAAGGTAAATTACATACACAAAAAATTACTAATTCATTAgagtatattaatataaaaataattgcaGTTCTTGGTATTTGCCTGCTCTGACTCGAGAGTATGCCCTTCCCACATACTGAATTTCCAACCCGGGGAGGCTTTTATGGTGCGAAATATTGCTAGCATGGTTCCACCAGGTAACACACCAAACCAAAACAATGTACCTAATtcggttttattttatttaattatctatTGAGGTGCTTTACCAATTAAGACAACAATTGTTAATTTCCattgattttttattcattGCAGAAGAAATACTCAGGGATGGGGGCTGCAATCGAATATGCAGTCATTCATCTGAAGGTGCTTATTATCCTTttacttttataaaaaaatttaattttagttcgtagtttttttctgattttttcttGTTGTCAATAGTAATTTATTATCTACAACCTAATAAGTTGATAGTTGAGAAAAAAAGGTAGTGGTTAGTATGTggggaaaaagaagaaaaagcaTACAGACCTAAGCCACAAGCTTCTTTACATCATATATTTGCCACTTTCTCAGCCACACGACAACCTATTCCCACAAACACTATTTTTGCTAGTATTGTTTTGTCCTCTAGGATAAAGTGTTTCTTATTGTGGAACTCAAATAGTCATCATTTTCAATTCCGTAAAATTTCTCACTCAAAACTTAAGTTTGGCTGTGGGAATCAGCACTTTACAAAACAAAAGAATGAAAGATCCATCTTATACAGCAAGAATGATCATTAGATAAACCCATATAACTGAATTAGGTGACATAAACTAATCACTAATCATATGCCAGTACCTTTCGTATGGAATTGATTCCTCATCCTCACAATCATTGCTTTGTTCAATGATTTCATTTTGACTAATATAGAGTATAGACAACGCCAAATGACTAATCTTATTTGAAAAGAGTGTTTATTTAAGTTATTATAGATTGTTATATATTGATTATGGGAAGAAATATGAAATGTTAGGTGGAGAATATATTAGTGATTGGGCACAGCTGTTGTGGAGGGATAAAGGGCCTCATGTCCATCCCAGATGATGGGACCATTCAGAGGTTAGTTAGTGTCATTTTAATTGCAATCCTGCTTTCATTCCATTCCCAATTTTCATGTTAGGACATGAGTAATAATCATAGGACTGTAACTGAATCAAAGATGCAGACTTTCTGGGTGATTTCTGGATTAAATGTTTAATCTTATTTGTACTGGATCTTAGGGGAACATTTCCTCTGTTGGTTATGAAAAGTGGATAtcttatgttttatttttataccaATACCGATGTTGCAGTGATTTCATAGAAGATTGGGTGAACATCTGCAAGGTGGCTAAGGCGAAGGTGCGGACAGAATGCAAAGACTTGGATTTCGGAGAACAATGCAGTCATCTTGAGAAGGTAAGAAGAAACATGTATTTTAAACCAGTCATTCAATGCTGGATTAAATATATGATGTATAACTTGGttatggtgatggtgatgaaCAGGAAGCTGTGAACGTGTCGCTGGGCAACCTATTAACCTATCCATTTGTAAGGGAAGGTGTGGTGAAGAAAACTCTGTCACTTATGGGAGGGCACTACGACTTTGTCAAGGGAGCCTTTGAGCTCTGGAACCTCGACTTCAACCTGTCTCCTTGTCTATCACTATGAGCCATACCAGCATTGTCAATTCATGATTCTTGATTCTTCAGATCAAATGTTGTAATTTCTTGGTGTTGAATAAAATGAGTTTACTTTCaaaatgtgtgcattgtgtaaACTGTAAAGTGACTTGTAATATCAATGAAATGAGTTTTGGAATGAGATTAACTTTTATGCACTTTCATCATGAATGATCAGTGGAATGAGATAAACTTAAGAGAGCTTTGAATTCAAGAACAACCTTCTATGGGAATGCCTTGCAGCTTTTCTCCTGGCTGCCCATCTCTCTTTGATGTTTTTATGCACATGGTCTTGTCGAGTTTCTGCGGGTTCTTCATCATCTCCATTGCCGGAAGCTTGCCTGATTCGGGCAGATTCAGCGAGCAAATCGGTGATTAACATTTCAGTGGTCTTTGTAGTGATCCCTCTGAGGTACCAGGAAATGGGCGGCGGAGGAACTATGGCCGGTTGTATCAGCTGCTCTAGCTTCAACCTTGATGCGATCCTTCCTACGCCATTGCTGCAAGAGACGTACTCTGCCACAGAATTCGGTTTGAAGGGATGGCAGAGTTGTTCATCCACAAATAAAGGTTCCATTTTCCAGCTACCTTCAAATTTTTCCATGAATCCTGATTTGATCTGTTTGAACTTCATCTGATAGACAGGGAGAACACTTAATGTCTTGAAAAGATAAATATATTGAGGAAATGATCATGTCCTTACAGAATGATCTTCTCTGTTTTGGTCGACTAAAACATGAACGGAGATTGTTCCCGACCACCAAAGGAATCTCCAAATTGCTGCTTGCTCCAATTCCACCACCTGCCTTAATCCTTTATCCACTAATACCTTTCTAGAAATTACTTCCTGAATACATACAAGAAGAAGTTAGAATGAGGCTATAGACAGAATGACTGTTTAAAGAATTAAAGATCATTAAATCTGTTACCTTGATGTTTTTGAATACTCTCTTATTATCAGGGTCTGTCACAATGTTATATACAGCATCAGGAGGCAACCCAACATCAACGCTCACACTAAGGCACGAAAGAGAACCTTTAGGGATGGTTACCTGGAAAAACTCAAAAACACATAGTTAACGATAGGGAGTATCTAGGCTTGCTATTGTAATGATGGTCAAACTTTTTTTACCTTTATACACGGAGGACGTTCCAGCCACTCTGGATTGTGTTTCCATGCTTCCATTTGCCTCTCTAAACTAAGACTTGTGGTAGACAAGTCTTTGGCAGATAACTCAGAGGATCCAAAATGGTCATTCTTGCTCAAATTTTCAAAACTAAACTGCTGCATCAAAGACAAGGCACATAAACTCAAACCAAGAACTGAACTTCCATTCTTCAAGTAAAAGTGAGGGCAGTGACCAACCTTAACATACTTGGCAACATTCTTCGGGAAGTATGAGGTGAAATTACGCAATCCTTGAGCCAGAAAATTAGGATGTTCATTAGCCTTTTCTTCACTTGGATTTGCACCCCGGGCCATCTAAACCTGTGTAAGATAGTGAAGTTAAAAAACCATAACCAGGGTCAGTACAACTAAATTGTCCAACCATCAAAACAGATAAATCACTTAATTTACATGGAATTCCAGATTTGAAgcataaatgaaatgaaaacaatcTAACACATATGTTCAagtaattttatgaattaaatcaaaAGTAAAATCTTGATTCAAGAATCTACTACATAATTGGGGAAAGCAAGGCTTTCGGTATAAAAGTGTTCAAAGAAGTCCAAAATTGCAAAAAGCAGCAGTCTTTAGAAACAATGGCATCAGAAAAATCATGGGCTCTCAGCTAATATTCATCAAagaatatgcaaatacaattatgaATCCTGGATGATAGATTCATACAGTTATACAAATTAAGCTGAGGGAAATGTcgattaggccatccgcaatgggcggacgatggcacgcccgatggcgcgcatcgtccgcgccatcgatcgtccgcgcccattgcggatacggacgataggtcgcggacgatcgtcgcggccgatactaagggcgcggaggatggcgcgcccgatgcctatcgtccgcgccatcgtcctccccattgtggcgtacacggacgatggccgcggacgataggcatcgtccgcgccatcgtcctccccattgtggcgtacacggacgataggtcgcggacgatggcacgcggtttggttTTCTATTTAAAGAGCGTTTGTCATTCATTTGTGCATACCtctacatattctctctcacaaATCCAACCAATATGAATCccggcgacgacaccaatagttctagttcctcTGATGAGTCCAGTAATAGCATAGATATAGCATTAAATGCAGTCGTTGAAACGGCGATGACGCATTGCTATGCGTTGATGCAGCGCCAggcggcagcggcagcggcctctgagcaagtccatagacctattcgacataggtcgtatatccgacgcgaccacgcggAAGCTCACacacgtctggttgaagactactTTGCCGATCAACCGCGATGGGGCCCGGCTGTTTTTCGGCGCCGATTTAGAATGTCGCGGTACCtgtttctcagcattgttcggacattgtcttcacgtgatgaattcttcacgtttcgggaggacggcatcggcaaacccggccttacaccattgcaaaagtgcacggttgcactccgtcagttggcctatggcaccacggcggaccttttcgacgagtacctccactgcggggattctacaggccgcgattgtctgaagcgcttttgccgggggatagtagaggcttatggcgacacatatttgcgcaagccgactgccactgattgccagggtctgatgcagatgcacgagacggcgcacgggtttcctgggatgctcgggagcatcgactgtatgcactggcagtggaagaattgtccgacggcgtggagaggccagttcacaagtggatacaagggcagccacccgacgatggtcctcgaagccgtcgctgaccatcggctatggatctggcatgcttacttcggcgtagccgggtcgaacaacgacattaacgtcctcaactcgtccaccctcttcaccgatcaatgtaatggcaacggcccggccatcgagttcactgccaacagacgccaataccatatggggtactacttggccgatggcatctatccacggtggcctgtttttgtgaagacggttagctgcccaattggtgagaagagggttttatttgcgcaaaagcaggagtcggcgaggaaggatgtcgagcggacATTCGgcgtgctccaatcacggtgggcaattgtgaaagggccggctcgtttctggttcaaggatgtcatcgccgatgtcatatatgcgtgcataatcatgcacaacatgatagtcgagaatgaaggcggaagcatcaccgattggaatgaagatgatCGTGCATCTAGTTTGGCCGGCGCGTCGACCGAgccacccgatagagggttaccgttaggcttcaacgaggttctatctagacaggcctcaatgcgcaaccaacaggatcatgcgcagctcatgaacgacatgatcgaagaagtgtgggctcgcaACCGCCGTTGTTGAGTTCgcgtttttttaattcgcattgtaatgtattaatttttattcaatgaaatgaagtttttgaaattcgtattttaatgtattaattttgttaaattcgtatgagttttgtaataaatattaaaaaaatgatgatgtggcgcgccatagggcgcgccttagggcgcgtcttagggcgccccactgcaggtgaggaggtaggaggataaaactgctgacgtggcgcgccatagggcgcgccttagggcgccccattgctaatgcccttacCTTCAACAATCTACCACAACAATCCCAGAAAAGTTTGGCTATACTGAGTTCATTTCTTTCAAAGTGAGATTCCCTTTTCAGTTGAACTTTCTGTCCAAAATTAACTGATAAAcctatttttcctttatttatttgatttttcccattttggaaatatattttattttttattccaaaAATCGTACAGTAATAGCGAATCGGGTTTTTGATTTTTCCTTATGCTAGTTCAAGGCCCAATAGAGTTTAGCATTGGGCTAAAGAGTTAAGcccattaattaaaaaaatgtacttATTGGATATATTAAGCAAACCATCAAATTGCTATCATGTGAAATGGGATGcactgattttttaaattaaattgtgatGAATGTTTGCATGTAATAGTATGCTATTTATATTTAACAAATATTTGATATTAATATTGATCACATGGATATTGTTCTCATACTTTTGCGTATTTGTGTTTAACTATATAGATATTGGTTCAAacattaatattttgatttttcgagAATCACTAGTGTGCAACAACCTAACACTTATTATGcatatttgtacattatatgTTCAACTTTATACAGTACATAaaatcattttcaccttatatatcttaatatttaattaattttataacatTTCTTCAATTGCTCGTAATATTCTCATCGGTTGACTTCAGAGATatagtatataattattatgTCTCCAtggaatttctttgattttgttgaaagttgacatgcatacaTTTATTTCAGATGACTAACAATTTATGGTTAAAATTCTACCACTAAATTGGATTGGTGAGGCATTGATCTAGTTCGAGATACGTTTT is part of the Salvia splendens isolate huo1 chromosome 6, SspV2, whole genome shotgun sequence genome and encodes:
- the LOC121806617 gene encoding uncharacterized protein LOC121806617, with protein sequence MARGANPSEEKANEHPNFLAQGLRNFTSYFPKNVAKYVKQFSFENLSKNDHFGSSELSAKDLSTTSLSLERQMEAWKHNPEWLERPPCIKVTIPKGSLSCLSVSVDVGLPPDAVYNIVTDPDNKRVFKNIKEVISRKVLVDKGLRQVVELEQAAIWRFLWWSGTISVHVLVDQNREDHSMKFKQIKSGFMEKFEGSWKMEPLFVDEQLCHPFKPNSVAEYVSCSNGVGRIASRLKLEQLIQPAIVPPPPISWYLRGITTKTTEMLITDLLAESARIRQASGNGDDEEPAETRQDHVHKNIKERWAARRKAARHSHRRLFLNSKLS
- the LOC121809389 gene encoding cyclin-T1-3-like, which produces MARLLTGETSHHGAPVEDVGSHWYLSRKEIEENSPSRQDGIDLKKETYLRKSYCTFLQDLGMRLKVPQVTIATAIIFCHRFFLRQSHVRNDRRTIATVCMFLAGKVEETPRPLKDVILVSYEIIHKKDAAAMQRIKQKEVYEQQKELVLLGERVVLGTLGYDLNVHHPYKPLVEAIKKFKVAQNALAQVAWNFVNDGLRTSLCLQFKPHHIAAGAIFLAAKFLKVKLPSEGEKVWWQEFDVTPRQLEVVSNQMLELYEQNRVPQSQTSEAEGSAGGSQQPPSKMPANEEHVTSYSSPHGGSALKSSSSKPALSQPSPDEQFVDNHSGPPRNTHAQNNEYESSEYNSFPDRRGEDVIHEREALPQQGNSGETQNKTKLGHGEEDQKRDSLESKDKYHGRNVSNKDIALSQSPHDATRKLDREKIKAAFERRKARGDITRKIDPVDELEKELEDVEVPGDSEKTKRERKQSWNKPSRTDHENSHSTKYDNESGDAQYPLMKGQSSHGEDFDTVEEGELEPSDIADRAYRSPRTSRKRKAGSPLAGSPLDRNGQGRPGYSEREHKRHGHERG
- the LOC121806618 gene encoding carbonic anhydrase 2-like → MSLFFLAFNSYYKKLPDSCRSMKNPALYEELSQAQSPKFLVFACSDSRVCPSHILNFQPGEAFMVRNIASMVPPGNTPNQNNKKYSGMGAAIEYAVIHLKVENILVIGHSCCGGIKGLMSIPDDGTIQSDFIEDWVNICKVAKAKVRTECKDLDFGEQCSHLEKEAVNVSLGNLLTYPFVREGVVKKTLSLMGGHYDFVKGAFELWNLDFNLSPCLSL